In Erigeron canadensis isolate Cc75 chromosome 1, C_canadensis_v1, whole genome shotgun sequence, a single window of DNA contains:
- the LOC122587338 gene encoding probable receptor-like protein kinase At5g59700, with protein sequence MSLIWEKRFQQFPLDALQTATNYFNESNIIGRGGFGSVYKGVFDDGSATTLVAVKRLNKLESKQGSGQFETEIKMLSKCQHCHVVELMGYCNTNEEMILVYEYMSHGSLADHLYESQDSLLTWERRLNICIGAARGLDYLHTGTSLSDRVIHLDVKSANILLDENLQAKIADFGLSKIGPANQPCSEVMTDHIRGTRGYIDPQYLKCHKISRKSDVYAFGVVLLEVLCGKRPMDGKRGVSDLAKWIQQHISNRTLHQIIDRRVLGTVKPECLEYFANTTSTCLQQEPEKRPSMSKVVAQLESALEYQTGTNPSTSIVEGEIFQHFNAISNQMRSYETLGSVFDKKNHGVTAVSEAEISIDLEDSAIWSSMGFITEYFGDLNFIVCI encoded by the coding sequence TATATGGGAAAAAAGGTTCCAACAATTCCCCTTGGATGCCTTACAAACGGCTACCAACTACTTCAACGAGTCGAATATTATTGGACGAGGAGGTTTCGGAAGTGTGTATAAGGGTGTGTTTGATGACGGATCCGCCACAACCCTTGTGGCAGTAAAACGTTTGAACAAATTAGAATCAAAACAAGGTAGTGGCCAGTTTGAAACGGAGATCAAGATGCTTTCCAAGTGTCAACATTGCCACGTTGTCGAACTCATGGGCTATTGCAACACCAATGAAGAGATGATCCTGGTGTATGAATATATGTCTCATGGGTCACTTGCAGATCATCTTTACGAAAGTCAAGATTCCTTGTTGACATGGGAGAGACGCCTCAATATATGCATTGGGGCTGCGCGTGGCTTAGATTACCTCCACACTGGCACGAGCTTATCAGATAgggtcatccaccttgatgtaAAAAGTGCAAACATTTTATTAGATGAAAATTTGCAAGCCAAAATTGCAGATTTTGGATTATCAAAGATAGGACCTGCAAATCAACCATGTTCTGAAGTGATGACAGATCATATCCGTGGTACTCGTGGATATATAGATCCTCAATACCTCAAGTGCCACAAAATCTCTAGAAAATCAGATGTATACGCCTTTGGAGTGGTGCTATTGGAAGTATTGTGTGGGAAACGTCCCATGGATGGTAAGAGGGGGGTCTCTGATTTAGCCAAGTGGATTCAACAGCATATAAGCAATAGAACCCTTCATCAAATCATTGACCGACGGGTATTAGGCACAGTTAAACCAGAATGTCTAGAATACTTTGCAAACACGACAAGTACATGTTTGCAGCAAGAACCTGAAAAACGACCATCGATGTCAAAAGTGGTTGCCCAACTTGAGTCTGCATTGGAATATCAAACAGGTACAAATCCATCAACATCCATAGTGGAGGGTGAGATTTTTCAACATTTTAATGCGATCAGTAACCAGATGCGTTCATATGAAACCTTAGGAAGTGTCTTTGACAAGAAAAATCATGGTGTCACTGCTGTATCGGAAGCAGAAATCTCCATTGACTTGGAGGATTCAGCAATTTGGTCGAGCATGGGATTCATAACAGAATATTTTGGTGATCTAAATTTCATAGTTTGCATTTGA
- the LOC122587326 gene encoding 23 kDa jasmonate-induced protein-like, with product MLEKGLNPTRENKAQFSYKMMNHGNKYDNALRFVKDLKAQWGKGNATLCLLYNATGETLAYMTSRNWCGDIGPSPYPTIILNGQWGAYLHTKTGKTSGCAAAVVYRGKYSDNAFCDYMITWSLPWLRFTQANAAYCEINQVGHFDGVVWDAIYRKTPLAGRESSTEWKDCYARVKIERASSPLFKAILTHVNVEVTSV from the exons ATGTTGGAAAAGGGGCTCAACCCAACTCGTGAAAACAAGGCGCAGTTTTCCTACAAGATGATGAACCATGGTAACAAATATGATAACGCCTTGCGTTTCGTAAAAGACCTTAAGGCACAATGGGGCAAAGGGAATGCAACTCTTTGTCTGCTTTACAACGCAACAGGGGAAACACTAGCATATATGACAAGCCGCAATTGGTGTGGTGATATTGGGCCAAGTCCATACCCGACAATCATTTTGAATGGTCAATGGGGTGCATATTTGCACACAAAAACAGGAAAGACAAGTGGATGTGCAGCTGCAGTAGTGTATCGTGGCAAATACTCTGACAATGCTTTCTGCGACTATATGATTACTTGGTCTCTCCCTTGGCTGAGATTCACCCAAGCCAACGCG GCATACTGCGAGATCAATCAAGTTGGACACTTTGATGGTGTAGTTTGGGATGCAATTTATCGCAAAACACCATTAGCAGGCAGAGAAAGCAGCACGGAATGGAAGGATTGTTATGCAAGGGTCAAGATCGAACGTGCCAGTTCCCCTCTATTTAAAGCCATTCTCACACATGTTAATGTCGAAGTAACATCTGTCTAG
- the LOC122585745 gene encoding 23 kDa jasmonate-induced protein-like encodes MLRSITKLDKAKNIFGEPIRSKAMLEKGLNPTRENKAQVAYKLMNQGNKYDIALRFVRGLKAQWGNGITALCLLYNATGETLTYTTSRNWFGDIGPSPYPAVILNGQWGAYLHTKTPKVPSGSVAAVVYRGKYSDNAFCDYMITWSIPWQRFTQDNAAYCEINQVGHFDGAVWEAIYRKTPLAGRESSAEWKDCYTRVKIESDTSPIFKAILTHVNVEVTSV; translated from the exons atgctACGGTCAATTACCAAATTAGATAAGGCGAAAAACATATTTGGTGAACCAATCAGGAGCAAAGCAATGTTGGAAAAGGGACTCAACCCAACCCGTGAAAACAAGGCGCAAGTTGCCTATAAGTTGATGAACCAGGGTAACAAATATGATATCGCCTTGCGTTTTGTAAGAGGCCTTAAGGCACAATGGGGCAATGGGATTACAGCTCTTTGTCTGCTTTACAACGCAACAGGTGAAACTCTAACATATACGACAAGCCGCAACTGGTTTGGTGATATTGGGCCATCTCCATACCCTGCAGTCATTCTGAATGGTCAATGGGGGGCATATCTTCACACAAAGACACCAAAGGTGCCAAGTGGATCTGTAGCCGCGGTAGTGTATCGTGGCAAATACTCTGACAATGCTTTCTGCGACTATATGATTACTTGGTCTATCCCTTGGCAAAGATTCACCCAAGACAATGCG GCATATTGCGAGATCAATCAAGTTGGACACTTTGATGGTGCGGTTTGGGAGGCAATTTATCGCAAAACACCATTAGCAGGCAGAGAGAGCAGTGCGGAATGGAAGGATTGCTATACAAGAGTCAAGATCGAGAGCGACACTTCCCCTATATTCAAAGCCATTCTTACACATGTTAATGTCGAAGTAACATCTGTTTAG